One Aciduliprofundum boonei T469 genomic region harbors:
- a CDS encoding TRAP transporter fused permease subunit: MDESVEEIEGIEEIEEEAHEEEKKAEVVIERTRTLRPILELIIKVAAILIGTYEILFIFNFNYTLYDFFAKMGIEISFLKVTFQTKQSEAFILAMILLITFLLYPVRKKSKNFNKVPIYDYILAILSLAATFYLFFVYPRYAEFADVYMIDVVFGLLAIALVLEATRRTMGWVLPVVVLFFLAYGFYLINFNLIRFVQQLYFDEGIFGIPFFVMTIYVFAFIFFGAFLLKIGVSDYITEFMITIFGKRPGGPAKSAVISSALMGTVSGSSVANVLTTGTFTIPLMKKAGYPKEIAGAVEPVSSTGGQLMPPIMGAAAFIMAEFLGLPYNLIIIAAVIPALVYYAGVYIFIDLETKRLGLKGLSNISFENLKYFIRKSYILLPILVITVALVWGIPPHISAISSLGVAIWVAWVSKDEIEGNEFLYVGVVLLTTLLMFAPMAYAHLTAYVLLIISAILIAMAFKSYLIKMNEKLYITLSFVLLVAAVKYVGMTNEQLLLMSGVFGIVFSLIVGYISKSPEGRKMYSATYESMIDAGKTSTTVMLAAASAGLIQGVLTMTGLITSIGYTLIGLTGGNLFLLLILAMIFSLILGMGVPTTANYIITSLVAAPAIFQVVSNVHPYNMMVPGFTTPIALLAAHFFVFYFGILADVTPPVALASYAGSTLAGSDFWKTSKNAVKYALAGYIGPFIYFMHPEMFLITVSPWTVTAVLSVTYSLLATILVMYSMAIGLIGWFKGKIRWEIRIALIVLGLAGVTLNYFVIGALLAIVVILWLYGSKLRPKKKEEAQPS, from the coding sequence AGCGCATGAAGAAGAGAAAAAAGCAGAAGTTGTTATAGAAAGAACAAGAACACTTAGACCCATACTGGAGTTGATAATTAAGGTTGCAGCCATACTCATAGGTACCTACGAAATACTGTTTATCTTCAATTTCAACTATACACTCTATGACTTCTTTGCCAAGATGGGAATTGAAATTAGCTTCCTGAAGGTAACTTTTCAAACAAAGCAGAGTGAGGCCTTCATTCTTGCTATGATACTGCTCATAACCTTCTTGCTATACCCTGTAAGAAAGAAATCCAAGAACTTCAACAAAGTGCCCATATACGATTACATACTTGCGATTTTATCTCTAGCTGCTACATTCTATTTGTTCTTCGTATACCCAAGATACGCGGAATTTGCAGATGTTTATATGATTGATGTTGTGTTTGGATTACTTGCAATAGCTTTGGTTCTTGAAGCAACTAGGAGAACTATGGGCTGGGTACTTCCTGTGGTCGTTCTATTTTTCCTTGCATATGGTTTTTATCTCATAAATTTCAACTTGATAAGGTTCGTGCAACAACTGTACTTTGATGAGGGCATATTCGGCATACCATTCTTCGTTATGACGATCTATGTATTTGCGTTCATATTCTTTGGAGCGTTCTTGCTCAAAATTGGGGTAAGTGATTACATCACCGAGTTCATGATAACAATTTTTGGAAAGAGACCTGGCGGTCCTGCAAAATCTGCTGTTATATCCAGTGCTTTGATGGGTACAGTGAGTGGCTCAAGTGTTGCCAATGTTCTTACAACTGGTACCTTCACCATACCCTTGATGAAAAAGGCAGGATATCCCAAAGAGATTGCTGGTGCAGTTGAGCCCGTATCTTCCACAGGAGGTCAGCTTATGCCTCCCATAATGGGTGCGGCAGCTTTCATCATGGCAGAGTTCTTGGGATTGCCATATAATCTCATCATAATTGCTGCAGTTATTCCAGCTCTTGTGTACTATGCAGGTGTGTACATATTCATTGATTTGGAAACAAAGAGGCTTGGACTTAAAGGACTGAGCAATATAAGTTTTGAAAATCTGAAATATTTCATCAGGAAATCGTATATTCTGTTACCGATTCTGGTCATCACAGTAGCGTTGGTGTGGGGCATACCACCACACATCTCTGCCATATCGTCATTAGGAGTAGCAATATGGGTTGCATGGGTATCTAAGGATGAAATTGAAGGAAACGAGTTCTTGTATGTGGGAGTAGTTCTTTTAACAACATTGCTAATGTTTGCTCCTATGGCTTATGCACATTTAACTGCATATGTGCTTTTAATAATCTCGGCAATTCTAATAGCTATGGCATTTAAGTCCTATCTTATAAAGATGAACGAGAAGCTTTACATTACATTATCCTTTGTGCTCTTAGTTGCAGCTGTAAAATATGTGGGCATGACAAATGAGCAATTGCTTCTTATGAGTGGTGTATTTGGAATAGTGTTCTCTCTTATAGTGGGATACATTTCAAAAAGCCCTGAAGGTAGAAAAATGTATTCTGCCACTTATGAATCCATGATTGATGCTGGAAAAACAAGCACAACTGTGATGCTTGCAGCTGCAAGTGCTGGTTTAATACAGGGAGTTTTAACGATGACTGGGTTAATTACTTCCATCGGATACACTCTCATTGGTTTGACAGGAGGTAATCTCTTCTTGCTTCTAATACTTGCCATGATATTCAGCTTAATACTGGGTATGGGAGTACCAACAACTGCGAATTATATCATTACATCTCTTGTAGCCGCACCGGCAATTTTCCAAGTTGTCAGTAATGTTCATCCATACAATATGATGGTTCCGGGATTCACAACCCCAATTGCACTTTTAGCGGCGCACTTCTTCGTATTCTACTTTGGTATTCTAGCCGACGTGACCCCACCTGTTGCTTTGGCATCCTATGCAGGCTCGACTCTTGCGGGTAGTGATTTCTGGAAAACTTCAAAAAATGCAGTTAAATACGCTCTAGCAGGGTATATAGGACCATTTATCTACTTTATGCATCCAGAGATGTTCTTGATAACTGTAAGCCCATGGACTGTTACTGCAGTTCTCTCTGTAACTTATTCTCTTCTAGCGACAATCCTGGTAATGTATTCTATGGCAATTGGCTTGATAGGATGGTTCAAGGGTAAGATAAGATGGGAGATTAGAATTGCCCTAATTGTACTTGGACTAGCAGGTGTAACATTGAACTACTTTGTTATAGGCGCATTGCTTGCAATAGTGGTAATTCTCTGGCTCTATGGAAGTAAACTTAGACCTAAAAAGAAAGAAGAGGCACAGCCCTCCTAA